In one window of Pseudobdellovibrionaceae bacterium DNA:
- a CDS encoding GNAT family N-acetyltransferase — MRVEEVQTKKQWRDFFYLPYLIYKDNPYWVPKPPGLEAQLLDVHKNPYFKNAVMLPLLAYDQGQVVGRVCGFIDKNFSKEQGQTIGVFGFLEYLPKTKALPALIAQLEEWFGDQGVQAYLGPMNPSLNGEVGVLTEGFRDTPYPLMNYAREEYKSDLLRVGLEPYKQFFAYEYVQSVEFPKNVEAHQLRVLREQDISIRPINLSKLNEEMAQISQLANSSMKDHWGFTAMTDDDTQFLIEQIRTIIDPNLFLVAEVKNKIVGFLFALPNINQFLIRFSRPLKVWHLVFLWLVLKSPFRKLWVQSCRLATLGVSPEYQKVAIGPALYCAMLKQCRIYGYKTAEASWVMEDNKRVNRLHQRLGATLKKKYHIFRKTLGE; from the coding sequence GTGCGGGTCGAAGAAGTTCAAACCAAAAAACAGTGGCGTGATTTTTTTTATCTTCCCTATTTGATTTATAAAGATAATCCCTACTGGGTGCCCAAGCCGCCGGGCCTTGAGGCACAGCTTCTTGATGTTCATAAAAACCCCTATTTCAAAAATGCGGTGATGTTGCCCCTGTTGGCCTATGACCAGGGTCAAGTGGTGGGGAGGGTTTGTGGGTTTATCGATAAAAATTTTTCCAAGGAGCAGGGTCAGACGATCGGTGTTTTTGGTTTTCTCGAATATTTACCAAAGACGAAGGCATTACCAGCGCTCATTGCCCAATTAGAGGAGTGGTTCGGGGATCAAGGTGTACAGGCTTATTTAGGACCGATGAACCCATCGCTTAACGGTGAAGTCGGTGTGCTAACCGAGGGATTTCGCGACACACCCTATCCGTTGATGAACTATGCAAGAGAAGAGTACAAAAGTGATCTGTTGAGAGTCGGTCTTGAGCCTTATAAGCAGTTTTTTGCCTATGAATATGTTCAGTCAGTAGAATTTCCTAAGAATGTGGAAGCACATCAGCTGCGTGTTTTAAGAGAACAGGACATTTCAATTCGCCCAATTAATTTGTCGAAGTTAAATGAAGAGATGGCCCAAATTAGCCAATTGGCCAATTCAAGTATGAAAGATCACTGGGGCTTTACGGCGATGACCGATGACGACACTCAGTTTTTGATTGAGCAGATTCGAACCATTATTGACCCTAATTTGTTTTTAGTGGCCGAGGTCAAAAATAAAATCGTGGGGTTTTTGTTTGCTCTGCCAAATATAAACCAGTTTCTAATTCGATTTTCAAGACCACTCAAGGTGTGGCACTTGGTATTTTTGTGGTTGGTTCTAAAGTCGCCCTTTCGCAAGCTGTGGGTTCAAAGCTGTCGTTTGGCCACATTAGGTGTTTCTCCGGAATATCAAAAGGTGGCCATAGGGCCAGCTCTATACTGTGCGATGCTCAAGCAATGTCGCATTTATGGATATAAAACCGCCGAGGCGTCCTGGGTGATGGAGGACAACAAAAGGGTGAATCGCCTACATCAGCGATTAGGAGCCACACTTAAAAAGAAATATCACATATTTCGAAAAACTTTAGGTGAATGA